In Arthrobacter sp. SLBN-83, one DNA window encodes the following:
- a CDS encoding ROK family protein: MAEPVPATPQLLRRVSAGAVLEFMRASAAVTVTDVMAATGLTRATTIAVCEDLVRRGWILELENQREFGGYQKGRPARRFELNERAGVVLGMDIGYSKVTVVVSDLRGNTLGRSSRPFQAGDVGSKERIAFIDGVAMAALRSAETAPEQVLAVCAGVAAPVDRHGDVVATQKFWGLFDLGLRPALKETRGWTVLLENDANLAALGDRWQGAAAGVDDVVVILASERLGSGIVEGGRLVHGSRGSAGELAYLDLVEGVGDTYGIAHLARTWAAEALATDKPTALRDFRPGRVEAEQVFAAAAQGDPVALGILDRLADRMARVVGTVATMLNPELVVIGGGVAGSADVLLAPISEGLKEFTATPARVAVSPLGDSIVTVGAVRCALDYVEKNSLDLELVSTSAPA; encoded by the coding sequence ATGGCTGAACCCGTTCCCGCGACTCCCCAGTTGCTGCGGCGCGTCAGCGCCGGCGCGGTCCTGGAATTCATGCGCGCCTCGGCTGCCGTGACGGTCACGGACGTCATGGCGGCCACCGGACTGACCCGCGCCACCACCATCGCCGTCTGCGAGGATTTGGTGCGGCGCGGCTGGATCCTGGAGCTGGAGAACCAACGCGAGTTCGGGGGATACCAAAAGGGCCGCCCCGCGCGCCGGTTCGAGCTCAACGAACGGGCGGGTGTGGTCCTGGGCATGGACATCGGCTACTCCAAGGTCACGGTGGTGGTCTCCGATCTCCGGGGCAACACGCTGGGCCGGTCCAGCCGCCCCTTCCAGGCCGGCGACGTTGGTTCGAAGGAACGCATCGCCTTTATTGACGGCGTAGCCATGGCGGCGCTGCGCTCCGCGGAGACCGCACCTGAACAGGTGCTGGCCGTGTGCGCCGGGGTGGCAGCCCCAGTGGACCGGCACGGGGACGTGGTGGCCACGCAAAAATTTTGGGGACTGTTCGACCTCGGGCTGCGGCCGGCCCTTAAGGAGACCCGTGGATGGACGGTGCTGCTCGAGAACGATGCCAACCTGGCAGCCCTTGGCGACCGGTGGCAGGGGGCGGCCGCCGGGGTGGACGACGTGGTGGTGATCCTGGCCAGCGAACGGCTGGGGTCTGGCATCGTGGAAGGTGGCCGGCTGGTGCACGGAAGCCGCGGCAGCGCCGGGGAACTTGCCTACCTGGACCTGGTGGAAGGCGTGGGTGACACCTACGGCATTGCCCACCTGGCCCGGACCTGGGCAGCCGAGGCACTGGCCACGGACAAGCCCACGGCCCTCCGCGATTTCCGGCCAGGACGGGTGGAGGCCGAGCAGGTCTTCGCCGCAGCAGCCCAAGGCGACCCCGTGGCCCTGGGCATCCTGGACCGGCTTGCGGACAGGATGGCACGGGTGGTGGGCACGGTGGCCACCATGCTCAACCCCGAACTGGTGGTGATCGGCGGCGGCGTGGCCGGTTCAGCGGACGTCCTCCTGGCGCCAATCAGCGAGGGCCTGAAGGAGTTCACGGCCACCCCCGCACGGGTGGCGGTGTCCCCGCTGGGTGATTCCATCGTGACGGTGGGCGCCGTGCGCTGCGCCCTGGACTACGTGGAGAAGAACTCCCTGGACCTGGAGCTGGTGTCGACCTCTGCTCCGGCCTAG
- a CDS encoding glycoside hydrolase family 13 protein: MSTTATLATLSDSDRLGDPNWWRQASVYQIYPRSFADSNGDGIGDLKGITAKVPYLKSLGIDAVWLSPFYPSALADGGYDVDDYRDVDPKLGTLADFDEMAKALHEAGIKLIADIVPNHSSNRHKWFQEALASPKGSPARDRYIFRDGKGPNGEFPPSDWDSVFGGPAWERITEPDGTPGQWYMHIFAKEQPDLNWSNREIRDDFLKTLRFWSDRGVDGFRVDVAHALTKDLTEPLLSKLELSAANTGVDGFDDGSHPFWDRDEVHEIYAEWREVFNEYNPPRTAVAEAWVHATRRARYASPQGLGQAFNFDLLQADFDAAEYKEIITRNLAEAAATGASSTWVFSNHDVVRHATRYGLPQVAKEKAGAKGQDGKDWLLAGGPKDQLDVELGERRARAATLLMLAVPGSAYLYQGEELGLQEVAEIPESERQDPSFFRNKGVEIGRDGCRVPLPWKVEGTSFGFGDGGSHLPQPDWFSKYAVEAQDGTEGSTLELYRKALKLRRELQTGEELEWVDTGNPDVLHFKRPNGWQSVTNFGNTAVDLPAGGVLVSSAPLEDGKLPANTTAWLR; encoded by the coding sequence TTGTCCACCACTGCCACGCTGGCAACCCTGTCCGACTCCGACCGCCTGGGCGACCCCAACTGGTGGCGCCAGGCCTCCGTCTACCAGATCTATCCCCGCAGCTTCGCGGACTCCAATGGCGACGGTATCGGCGACCTGAAGGGCATTACCGCCAAGGTCCCGTACCTGAAGTCGCTGGGAATCGACGCCGTCTGGCTGAGCCCGTTCTACCCCTCCGCGCTGGCGGATGGCGGCTACGACGTGGATGACTACCGCGACGTCGACCCCAAGCTGGGCACGCTGGCCGACTTCGACGAGATGGCCAAGGCCCTGCACGAGGCCGGCATCAAGCTGATTGCCGACATCGTGCCCAATCACTCGTCCAACCGGCACAAGTGGTTCCAGGAGGCGTTGGCATCACCCAAGGGCTCCCCGGCCCGGGACCGCTACATCTTCCGGGACGGCAAGGGCCCCAACGGCGAGTTCCCGCCGTCGGACTGGGATTCGGTGTTTGGCGGACCCGCCTGGGAGCGCATCACCGAACCGGACGGCACCCCCGGCCAGTGGTACATGCACATCTTTGCCAAGGAGCAGCCGGACCTGAACTGGTCCAACCGGGAAATCCGCGACGACTTCCTCAAGACCCTGCGCTTCTGGTCCGACCGCGGCGTGGACGGCTTCCGCGTCGACGTGGCCCACGCCCTCACCAAGGACCTCACCGAGCCGCTGCTGTCCAAGCTCGAGCTGAGCGCTGCGAACACCGGCGTGGACGGTTTCGACGACGGCTCGCACCCGTTCTGGGACCGCGACGAAGTGCACGAAATCTATGCCGAGTGGCGCGAGGTCTTCAACGAGTACAACCCGCCCCGCACCGCCGTCGCCGAAGCCTGGGTGCACGCCACCCGGCGTGCCCGGTACGCCAGCCCGCAGGGGCTGGGCCAGGCGTTCAACTTCGACCTGCTGCAGGCCGACTTCGACGCCGCGGAGTACAAGGAGATCATCACCCGCAACCTCGCCGAGGCTGCCGCCACCGGAGCTTCCTCCACCTGGGTGTTCTCCAACCACGATGTCGTCCGGCATGCCACCCGCTATGGCCTGCCGCAGGTGGCGAAGGAGAAGGCCGGCGCGAAGGGCCAGGACGGCAAGGACTGGCTGCTCGCCGGTGGACCCAAGGACCAGCTGGATGTGGAACTCGGTGAACGCCGCGCCCGCGCCGCCACGCTGCTGATGCTCGCCGTACCGGGCTCCGCCTACCTTTACCAGGGTGAGGAACTTGGGCTGCAGGAAGTGGCCGAGATCCCGGAATCCGAACGCCAGGATCCGTCCTTCTTCCGCAACAAGGGCGTGGAGATCGGCCGCGACGGCTGCCGCGTTCCGCTGCCGTGGAAGGTGGAGGGCACCTCCTTCGGCTTCGGCGATGGCGGGTCGCACCTGCCGCAGCCGGACTGGTTCAGCAAGTACGCGGTGGAGGCCCAGGACGGAACCGAAGGCTCCACCCTTGAGCTTTACCGCAAGGCACTGAAACTGCGCCGCGAACTGCAGACCGGCGAGGAACTCGAATGGGTGGACACCGGCAATCCGGACGTCCTGCACTTCAAGCGCCCCAACGGCTGGCAGTCCGTGACCAACTTTGGGAACACCGCCGTCGACCTTCCCGCCGGCGGGGTGCTGGTCTCCAGCGCGCCGCTGGAAGACGGCAAGCTGCCGGCCAACACCACCGCGTGGCTGCGCTGA